In Cyprinus carpio isolate SPL01 chromosome A1, ASM1834038v1, whole genome shotgun sequence, the following proteins share a genomic window:
- the LOC109101003 gene encoding ubiquitin-like modifier-activating enzyme 6, protein MLNGRVIHPRGGGRQFSMTKPHCACAVEEVCCSRSSRTLTESHRGTPGHPSPLPTMADSMDIDDSLYSRQRYVLGDSAMQKMAQSAVFLSGIGALGVEIAKNIVLAGVKAVTLHDCKRCEVWDLGTNFFIREEDVHSQKKRVEAVHSRVAELNPYVQVSVSTDVLDENTDLSFLKRYQCVVLTETKLSLQKRIDHFCHSQQPPIKFIGCDVFGICSRVFCDFGEAFEVSDPTGEEPKELFIQNISQENPGVVTCMDSRTHGLQTGQSVCFKEINGMSELNGTTHQVTVLSPYSFAIGDTSSFQPYAHAGIFRLVKMPKTFTFETMEQQLSDPRLLTPDFSKPEAPLQLHTIMLALDAFLEQHARLPNIGCLQDAELLLKCTEEISRTLKNKVSVNQELVRSVSRCARGCLSPLAAVVGGIASQEVLKALTGKFSPLQQWFYLDAIEVIQPLQSLPAEEFAPRGDRYDALRACIGESLCLKLHTFQVFMVGCGAIGCEMLKNMALMGVGLSRCSGEICITDPDLIEKSNLNRQFLFRPQHIRKPKSTTAAAASLEINPELQIDAHLNKVCPATEDMYSDAFFSRLNLVVTALDNVEARRYVDSRSVSNQKALLDSGTMGTKGHTEIIVPYLTESYNSHRDPPEEEIPFCTLKSFPAVIEHTIQWARDKFESAFSHKPSIYNMFWQTHSSAQEVLRRMMAGESMEGSFQVIKLLSRRPTQWEHCLALARLKFDKYFKRKALQLLHSFPLDTRLKDGSLFWQSPKRPPSPIEFDLNDPLHFSFVVSSARLFAGIYNIPYSEEQLSYEAVSSVLVEVEVPEYKPAEKHIETDETVKKPDQLQMTVSSEEERQAISQLQKAISSSSVTPERLRMTPTFFEKDDDSNGHMDFVASASALRAHMYAIEAADRLQTKRIAGKIIPAIATSTAAVAGLVSLELIKVAGGYGFELFKNCFFNLAIPVMVLTETAQVKRTQIRDDISFSIWDRWTIFGHEDFTLSDFMNAVKEEYGIEPTMVVHGVKMLYVPVMPGHNKRLKLTMHKLIKPSAGRKYVDLTVSFAPEVDGDEDLPSPPVRYYFSRERESGETA, encoded by the exons ATGCTTAATGGGCGAGTTATCCATCCACGAGGTGGCGGTAGACAGTTTTCCATGACGAAACCccactgcgcatgcgcagtagaAGAAGTGTGCTGCTCCCGTTCCTCTCGCACACTGACAG AATCTCACAGAGGAACACCTGGACACCCCTCTCCCCTTCCCACTATGGCCGACTCCATGGACATAGATGACTCTCTGTACAG tcgGCAGCGGTATGTGCTGGGGGACAGTGCTATGCAGAAGATGGCCCAGTCCGCTGTGTTTCTCAGTGGAATAGGAGCCCTTGGGGTGGAAATAG CAAAAAACATTGTTCTGGCAGGAGTGAAG GCAGTCACTCTTCATGACTGTAAACGATGTGAAGTTTGGGATCTTGGCACCAATTTCTTCATCAGAGAGGAGGATGTGCATAGCCAGAAGAAAAG GGTGGAGGCTGTCCATTCTCGAGTGGCTGAGTTAAACCCATACGTTCAGGTCAGTGTGTCCACTGATGTCCTGGATGAAAACACTGACCTCAGCTTCCTCAAGAGATACCAG TGTGTAGTGTTAACCGAAACAAAGCTGAGCTTACAGAAACGCATCGACCATTTCTGCCACTCTCAGCAGCCTCCTATCAAG TTCATTGGCTGTGACGTGTTTGGGATCTGCTCGCGAGTGTTCTGTGATTTTGGGGAGGCGTTTGAGGTGTCGGACCCTACAGGAGAAGAACCAAAAGAGCTCTTCATCCAAAACATCAGCCAG GAGAATCCTGGTGTTGTGACGTGTATGGACAGCCGAACACACGGCCTCCAGACTGGGCagagtgtgtgttttaaagagatCAATGGCATGAGTGAACTCAATGGTACCACTCACCAAGTTACAG ttcTATCTCCCTACAGTTTTGCGATTGGAGATACCTCATCATTCCAGCCGTACGCTCATGCGGGAATCTTCCGCCTGGTCAAGATGCCCAAAACCTTCACCTTT GAGACGATGGAGCAGCAGTTATCTGACCCCCGGCTccttactccagacttcagtaaACCAGAG GCCCCTCTGCAGCTCCATACAATCATGTTAGCTTTGGATGCTTTCCTGGAACAGCATGCTAGACTCCCCAACATTgg TTGCTTGCAGGATGCTGAGCTGCTCCTGAAGTGCACTGAGGAGATCAGCAGAACACTTAAAAACAAA GTAAGCGTAAACCAGGAGCTGGTGAGGAGCGTGTCGCGCTGTGCGAGGGGATGTCTCTCTCCTCTAGCGGCAGTGGTGGGTGGTATTGCCAGTCAAGAGGTTTTAAAGGCTCTCACTGGAAAGTTTTCTCCTCTTCAGCAATGG ttttATCTCGATGCGATAGAGGTGATTCAGCCCCTCCAATCTCTTCCTGCTGAGGAATTTGCCCCAAG GGGAGACCGGTACGATGCGTTGAGGGCATGTATCGGAGAGTCACTGTGTTTGAAACTGCACACATTTCAAGTCTTTATG GTGGGCTGTGGTGCTATTGGCTGTGAGATGCTGAAGAATATGGCTCTAATGGGTGTCGGATTGAGCAGATGCTCTGGAGAG atATGCATCACAGATCCAGATTTGATTGAGAAATCCAACCTCAACAGGCAGTTTCTCTTCAGACCTCAGCATATACGG AAGCCAAAGAGCactacagcagcagcagcttcttTAGAAATAAACCCAGAGCTGCAAATAGATGCTCATCTCAATAAAGTGTGTCCTGCTACAGAGGACATGTACAGTGACGCTTTCTTCTCCCGTCTCAACCTGGTGGTCACCGCACTGGACAACGTGGAGGCACGGAGATATGTGGATAG TCGGAGTGTATCCAATCAGAAAGCTCTGTTAGACTCGGGTACCATGGGTACGAAAGGACACACTGAGATCATCGTCCCATACCTCACTGAGTCCTACAACAGCCAT AGAGACCCACCGGAGGAGGAGATTCCGTTTTGCACTCTAAAATCTTTTCCTGCTGTTATTGAACACACCATACAGTGGGCCAGAGACAag ttTGAGAGTGCTTTCTCCCACAAACCTTCCATCTATAACATGTTCTGGCAGACTCATTCATCAGCTCAAGAGGTGTTACGG AGAATGATGGCCGGGGAGAGTATGGAAGGGTCATTTCAGGTCATTAAGTTGCTGAGTCGGAGACCCACTCAGTGGGAACACTGTCTAGCTCTCGCTCGACTCAAATTTGACAAGTACTTCAAGAGAAAG GCATTACAACTACTACATTCATTTCCACTGGACACACGGCTAAAAGACGGCA GTCTGTTCTGGCAGTCTCCCAAACGGCCGCCTTCTCCTATAGAGTTCGACCTCAATGACCCACT GCATTTCAGTTTTGTTGTCAGCTCAGCTCGCCTTTTTGCTGGAATTTATAATATTCCTTATTCAGAAGAG CAACTTTCCTACGAGGCTGTTTCAAGTGTTTTAGTGGAAGTAGAGGTTCCTGAATACAAACCAGCTGAAAAG CATATAGAGACCGATGAGACTGTTAAGAAGCCTGATCAGTTGCAAATGACAGTAAGCAGTGAAGAGGAAAGACAAGCAATCTCACAGCTACAGAAGGCCATCAGCTCCAGCTCTGTAACACCGG AGAGGCTACGTATGACACCGACTTTCTTTGAGAAGGATGACGACTCAAACGGACACATGGATTTCGTAGCATCAGCGTCGGCTCTGCGAGCTCATATGTATGCCATTGAGGCCGCTGACAGACTGCAAACCAAACGAATCGCTGGCAAAATCATCCCTGCTATCGCCACATCTACAGCTGCTGTCGCAGGACTG GTATCATTGGAGTTGATAAAAGTCGCTGGTGGTTATGGATTTgagttatttaaaaactgtttcttCAACCTGGCCATTCCAGTCATGGTGCTCACAGAAACAGCTCAGGTCAAGAGAACCCAGATCAG AGATGATATCTCCTTTTCTATCTGGGACCGGTGGACTATCTTTGGTCATGAGGACTTTACCTTGTCTGATTTCATGAATGCAGTAAAG GAGGAGTACGGAATTGAGCCCACCATGGTTGTTCACGGAGTGAAGATGCTGTATGTGCCGGTTATGCCAGGGCATAACAAAAGACTCAAACTGAC AATGCATAAACTGATCAAACCCTCAGCAGGCAGGAAGTATGTTGACCTTACCGTATCATTTGCCCCGGAGGTGGATGGTGACGAAGACCTGCCCAGTCCCCCAGTGCGCTATTACTTCAGTCGAGAAAGGGAGAGTGGAGAGAcggcctga